A region of the Microscilla marina ATCC 23134 genome:
ACTCGTTACAATCTACCGAGTACCTGTTTACTTTGCAAACCGGACAAGGTAGTATGGTGTCTCAGGTTTGCGCTTATATTATAGATGTAAACGCCCGACAAGATGCAAAAACACTTGACAACAGTTTTTGTAAAAATACTCTTGATGCACAAGTAACCAATGCCCTGGTGCAAGGGGGGAGCTGTATTATGTTCTTGAAGAATAACGCACAAGTGCCTGTAACAAAACTCAAAATTGTATTAGACTTTGGTAATACCACCCAAGAAACAGTATGGACAGGGCTGTTGAATACAAATGAGCAAACCAACTATATTGTGCCTTTACCCGTGTCAGCCGATGAGTTGGCAAGCAGCCCATTTTTTTGCGCCTCTATATCACAAATAAATGATACTACAGATGCTGTAGCTACTAACAATGTGGCGTGCCAGGAATATGACAGTCAGTTTAAAATATTGGGTATTAACCCTAACCCTGCAGTAGATTACATCAATATAGACTATTTTTTACCTTCGGAACAAAACAACGATGTGGTAAAGTTACAAATAATTAGTAGTCAAGGGGTGTTAATGGGGGAGGTACAGCTGCTAAACTTGATTGCTGGGCGTAATAATTACCGATACGCTACCAACCAATTAGGTACTGGTTTGTATACATTGGTCTTTATTAGAGGGAATGCTAAAATTGTAAAAAAAGTGCTTATCAAATAGTTTTAACTTGTTTACCCATGAGCGAAGTTGTGCTAAGTGTAGAGAATGTGAGTAAATGTTATAAATCTTATGATCAAAGAACATCCTTTCAAGATACCCTAAGGCAGTTTTTTACCTCTAAGAAACAAGTTCAATCGCAGAGTTTTTGGGCGCTAAAGGAGGTCTCTTTTGACCTAAAGCAAGGAGATGTATTGGGTCTTTTGGGTAAAAATGGTGCAGGAAAAAGTACCCTGCTCAAAATACTTGCACAAGTTACTCCTCCTACTACTGGTCAGATCACTTTTTGGGGCAGTATCAATGCTTTGCTTGAGGTAGGTACAGGGTTTCATCCCGACCTTACTGGCAGAGAGAATATTTTTTTGAATGGGGGAATTTTAGGAATGACCAAGGGTGACATACAGCAACAACTTGATCAGATGATAGACTTTGCTGAACTTGCCCAATTTATTGATACCCCTGTAAAGCACTACTCTTCTGGAATGTATATGCGACTGGCTTTTACGGTTGCGATACACTTACGTTTTGATATACTGGTATTGGACGAAATATTGGCAGTGGGCGATGCGGCTTTTCAAAAAAAGTGTATTCAGTACATCAAACAGCATATTAGTCAAGGTAAAAGCGTGATTATATGTAGCCATAATCAAACTCAGTTGGCGCAATTGTGCAACCGGGGGCTGGTGCTCGGCAAGGGCAAGCAGATGTATGAAGGAACCATTCAAAAAAGTCTGCAGTTTTATGCACAAATGCTTTACTCACCTTCGTCATCATCGACACACATTCAAGTAGCCTCAGAGCATATCTCATTGTACAACCACCCCAATAAAACCTATACCAATAGCCAAGGCATGATCAGTGCGGTGTTGTATTGTGACCATCGTGTGTCAGACCAAATGTACAGTGGTTGCCATTTTAAATGCGAGGTACACTTTGAGCATAGCAAACCATTTATTCAGCTTATTTTCGGCTTTGTGGTCAAAAATAGCTTCAACCAAGAGGTATTAGGCGTCAACAATCAACAACAAGGAGTTGTACTCTCGTCAAAAGATCCCCAAAAAGGCACTATTACTATTACTATACCACAGTTATTGCTTTATGGCGATGGTAATTATTCGCTGGATTTATACTTGGGAGATCAACAGCATATATTCGACGTGATTTTAGATGCTTTATCCTTTCGCTTGATACCAACAGATGTATACAAGTCAGGCGTGTTGCCCAAAACGTATTTTAATCACTATTATCAACCCGATTTAACCATAACTTGTGTTTGATGAAAACTGGCAATGAAGCAACTTATCCCCACCCACTTTTATTGGCCATGTTGCCATCAGCTCAACAAGTAGTACCGCTGCTTATACAATTGTTTCAACCCAAATCGGTAGTAGATGTGGGTTGTGGGTTGGGAATATGGTTATCCGTTTTTCAACAAGAAGGGGTGTCGTCAGTGTTGGGAATAGACAACCCAGCGTATATTGACTTGAATCATTCGGTGATTCATCCCAAGGATTTTCTTGCGCATGATCTGCAGCAACCACTGGCAATAAACCAATCGTACGATTTGGTAATGTGTCTTGAAGTTGCCGAGCATTTGCCTGCAAACCAAGCGAATACCCTTGTACAGTCATTGACAAGGTTAGGAGAGATTGTGGTTTTTTCGGCAGCCATTCCTCATCAGGGGGGCATTCATCATGTCAACGAGCAGTGGGCGTCGTATTGGGTGGATTTATTTGCCAAAGCACGTTTCACTCCTGTCAATTGTATCAAGCATAGCCTTTGGGCAAACGACCAGGTAGAGCACTGGTATAAGCAGAACCTGTTGGTGTTTGTAAAAAACGAACGGCTGCAACACGATGCACACCTGCAGCACTTAAAGCAAAACTCACTTTATACGCTCCAGGATGTGGTACATCCAAAAATATGGGAACAAATGATAGCGAACAAAAATGCAGAAATATCATTGTTAAAAGAACATATTGCCTATCTTAAACAAGAAAATACGGGTATTAAGAATGCTTTTAATAACTTAATGAAGGGAGTGAAGAGAAAGCTACCCTTTGTAAAACACAGAAAATAAAATGTTCCAAGCTCTTCTTTAGTCATTTGTAAAACTGAACCCTTCTTTTTATGCTCAAGCATTTTTTTGCTGCCAAACAAAAGCGGTATCGTCAGCATATTTACCAGACTTTTCAAACGTATACAATGGTGCCTCGACAACCCTACCTACATAACCTTGAACTTGCCGAAAGAATCAGGTACTTTGAGGGGGCTATAGTAGAGTGTGGGGTTTGGAAAGGAGGAATGATTGCTGGAATGGCTAAATTATTGGGGCGTCAGCGAGAGTACTTTCTTTTTGATAGTTTTGAAGGTTTGCCCCCCGCAGAACTTATAGATGGTGTGCGAGCCCTGAAATGGCAGGCAACGCCTTCTAACCCTCATTATCATAACAATTGTAAGGCTGACTATGAGGAGGCAGCTAAAGCAATGGAGTTGGCAGGCATTACCAATGCCTATATTTATAAAGGGTGGTTTGATCAAACTCTGGGACAGTACCCTAAAGAACCTATTGCTTTATTAAGGCTTGATGCAGATTGGTATGCTTCTACCTTACTCTGCCTTGAGCACTTGTTTGACTATGTAGTCAATGATGGCATTATCATTATGGACGACTATTATACTTGGGATGGTTGTGCCAGGGCTGTGCATGATTTTTTATCTGCGAGAAGTGCCACCGCGAGAATTTACACCTATAATAACTCGGTTTGCTGGATAAAAAAATGAATTGATCTGGAGGGGATTTTGTAACCCGAAACAACAATTTTTAGGGTTTTAATGATAGATTTGCCCTGACCATAATTATTCAATACTTTTTAATCAATGCACACAGACTCCACCCAAATACTAGTTTCGGTAGTCATGCCTGTATACAATGCAGCACCTTACCTTAAAGACAGCATAGACAGTATTTTGCACCAAACCTATCCTCACTTTGAATTTATCATTGTAAATGATGCTTCGCAAGACGAAAGTCAAGACATTATAACATCATACAATGATCCCAGGATTTGTTTGATTAACAAACCCACCAATACAGGCATTGCAGACGCTATAAACCAAGGGCTTGCGGTAGCCAAGGGTAAATATATTGTACGCATGGATGCGGATGATAAAAGCGTGATTCACCGAATAGCCACCCAGGTGAAATTCATGGAAGACAATCCGCATATAGGTGTGTCAGGGGCATTTATTCATCAATTTAAAACGGTCAAAGGCAAAGATCAGTGGGTAAAGGTGTACAATTATCCTTCAGAACCTGAGGTATGTCGCTTACGAATTTTTACCCGTAGAACTTTTACCTATCATCCCACGGTCATCATCAGGCACCAGCTCTTACAAGAGCACCAACTCAAATATGACCCAACAAAAGACCCCGCCGAAGATGCCAACCTCTGGCATAGAATGACCCCTTTTTGTCAGTTTGGTAATATACCCGAAGTTTTGGTGCATTACAGACTACACGATCAACAAACGTCTACTATTCTCAATCATTTGCTGGTGGAGAATTATACAATAAGTTTTCGGCAACTGATGCAAACCATTTACCCTGATATAACCGAAGAGGAATTTCAATTACATTGCGATTTTTTTTCTCAGCGTGCTTTACAAACTTATCCTCAGGCAAAGTTTCAAACAACTTTAGACTGGTTACAAAAGTTGATCAGCACTAACAGGGAACTCAATGAATACATTTGCCCCCAGGACTTACTTTTGGAAGATATAGCGAAAAAATGGTTTGCTTTCTGCAATCAATACACAACCCAAGGATTTAGCACTTGGCGTTTATACAAAAAAGCTTTCTTTAGAAAGTATTACAATGCGGGAAAAAAAAATACCTTACGTTTTTTGCTTGATTGTATTTTAGCCAAGAAAAGCCACTACTTAGAGCCTGCACAATCATGACAGATCAACCTTTGGTATCGGTGGTAATGCCCGTGTACAATGCCAGTCCTTACCTTGCTCAAAGTATGCAAAGCATACTGAACCAAACGTATGCTAACTTTGAGTTTATCATCATTGATGATGGCTCTACTGATGACAGCTTAAAAGTAATAGAAAAATATACCGACAGGCGCATTCAAGTATACCAACACTCGCAAAATCAAGGAGTAATTACTGCCTTGAATCAAGGGTTTGGTATGGCAAAGGGAAAGTATATAGCTCGAATGGATGCAGATGATTATTGTGAAATAACTCGCATGGAAAAGCAAGTACACCTAATGGAAGCCCAACCTGACACGGATTTGTGTGGTACCTGGGTAGCTTACATCACCCAACATTCAAAAACTATCACCCAACTACCTGTAGAGAGTGAGGCAATCAAAGCTTTTTTACTTTGGGGTAATTCAATCATGCATGCCACTACTATGTTTAGGCGGAGTTTTTTGCTAAAGCATCATCTAAAGTTCGATCAAGGGTTTGTGCATGCCGAAGACTATGATTTATGGACAAGGTGTCTGGCGATTGCCCACTTTATCAATATTCCGGAAGTGCTTTATTATATACGGCAAAACGATCAACAAGTCTCAGTCAGGTTTAAAGCACTTCAGATTAAAAACACCCAACTTATTCATCAATGCCAACTTCAGGCTTTAGGCATCAAACCCACTCCTCAAGAGCTAGACTTGCATTACGCCTGTACCCGTAGTGAGTTATCGCAAAGTGTAGAAACACTTCGGCAGCTTTCAGATTGGTTGCTAAAACTACACCGACAAAATCGGGCAAAGCAAATATACCCTGAACCTGCTTTTACTAACCTGTTGAAATCAATATGGAGTAAACACACCACAGGGCAAACTCATTTAGGCAAACGCTTTTTTCAATTAATTGGGCAAAACCAACTTTCTCT
Encoded here:
- a CDS encoding ABC transporter ATP-binding protein is translated as MSEVVLSVENVSKCYKSYDQRTSFQDTLRQFFTSKKQVQSQSFWALKEVSFDLKQGDVLGLLGKNGAGKSTLLKILAQVTPPTTGQITFWGSINALLEVGTGFHPDLTGRENIFLNGGILGMTKGDIQQQLDQMIDFAELAQFIDTPVKHYSSGMYMRLAFTVAIHLRFDILVLDEILAVGDAAFQKKCIQYIKQHISQGKSVIICSHNQTQLAQLCNRGLVLGKGKQMYEGTIQKSLQFYAQMLYSPSSSSTHIQVASEHISLYNHPNKTYTNSQGMISAVLYCDHRVSDQMYSGCHFKCEVHFEHSKPFIQLIFGFVVKNSFNQEVLGVNNQQQGVVLSSKDPQKGTITITIPQLLLYGDGNYSLDLYLGDQQHIFDVILDALSFRLIPTDVYKSGVLPKTYFNHYYQPDLTITCV
- a CDS encoding class I SAM-dependent methyltransferase, with translation MKTGNEATYPHPLLLAMLPSAQQVVPLLIQLFQPKSVVDVGCGLGIWLSVFQQEGVSSVLGIDNPAYIDLNHSVIHPKDFLAHDLQQPLAINQSYDLVMCLEVAEHLPANQANTLVQSLTRLGEIVVFSAAIPHQGGIHHVNEQWASYWVDLFAKARFTPVNCIKHSLWANDQVEHWYKQNLLVFVKNERLQHDAHLQHLKQNSLYTLQDVVHPKIWEQMIANKNAEISLLKEHIAYLKQENTGIKNAFNNLMKGVKRKLPFVKHRK
- a CDS encoding TylF/MycF/NovP-related O-methyltransferase is translated as MLKHFFAAKQKRYRQHIYQTFQTYTMVPRQPYLHNLELAERIRYFEGAIVECGVWKGGMIAGMAKLLGRQREYFLFDSFEGLPPAELIDGVRALKWQATPSNPHYHNNCKADYEEAAKAMELAGITNAYIYKGWFDQTLGQYPKEPIALLRLDADWYASTLLCLEHLFDYVVNDGIIIMDDYYTWDGCARAVHDFLSARSATARIYTYNNSVCWIKK
- a CDS encoding glycosyltransferase family 2 protein, whose amino-acid sequence is MHTDSTQILVSVVMPVYNAAPYLKDSIDSILHQTYPHFEFIIVNDASQDESQDIITSYNDPRICLINKPTNTGIADAINQGLAVAKGKYIVRMDADDKSVIHRIATQVKFMEDNPHIGVSGAFIHQFKTVKGKDQWVKVYNYPSEPEVCRLRIFTRRTFTYHPTVIIRHQLLQEHQLKYDPTKDPAEDANLWHRMTPFCQFGNIPEVLVHYRLHDQQTSTILNHLLVENYTISFRQLMQTIYPDITEEEFQLHCDFFSQRALQTYPQAKFQTTLDWLQKLISTNRELNEYICPQDLLLEDIAKKWFAFCNQYTTQGFSTWRLYKKAFFRKYYNAGKKNTLRFLLDCILAKKSHYLEPAQS
- a CDS encoding glycosyltransferase family 2 protein produces the protein MTDQPLVSVVMPVYNASPYLAQSMQSILNQTYANFEFIIIDDGSTDDSLKVIEKYTDRRIQVYQHSQNQGVITALNQGFGMAKGKYIARMDADDYCEITRMEKQVHLMEAQPDTDLCGTWVAYITQHSKTITQLPVESEAIKAFLLWGNSIMHATTMFRRSFLLKHHLKFDQGFVHAEDYDLWTRCLAIAHFINIPEVLYYIRQNDQQVSVRFKALQIKNTQLIHQCQLQALGIKPTPQELDLHYACTRSELSQSVETLRQLSDWLLKLHRQNRAKQIYPEPAFTNLLKSIWSKHTTGQTHLGKRFFQLIGQNQLSLYHQWSHWQRFRFWLKCMLKL